In Mugil cephalus isolate CIBA_MC_2020 chromosome 20, CIBA_Mcephalus_1.1, whole genome shotgun sequence, the following are encoded in one genomic region:
- the LOC124997445 gene encoding neurogenic differentiation factor 2-like isoform X1, protein MKGATMLTRLFSDPSLLPDVTKYAGWADDSDSEDPRVKDDDQDTQNDMDGSELRGDSRTHSEHAGEDDEDDDLEDEDDGEDTEGDRPKKRGPKKRKMTQARIERSKMRRIKANARERSRMHDLNSALDNLRKVVPCYSKTQKLSKIETLRLAKNYIWALSEILRSGKRPDLVSYVQTLCKGLSQPTTNLVAGCLQLNSRNFLTEQQCQEGGRYGSGAFSMHSYPYQCARLSSPHCQPGSNSHPLRTHGYCSTYDSLYGGSGSPEYNSPEYEGPVSPPICVNGNFSLKHQGPASPDNEKGYHYSMHYSGLPGSRPTGAHNLVFGSSGSRSGIHSENVLPYHDMHLHHERPPVYDELNAFFHN, encoded by the exons ATGAAAGG AGCTACCATGTTGACGAGGCTTTTCAGTGACCCTTCACTGCTTCCCGACGTAACAAAATACGCAGGCTGGGCGGATGACAGCGACAGCGAGGATCCAAGGGTAAAAGATGACGATCAGGACACGCAGAACGACATGGATGGCTCAGAGCTGAGGGGAGACAGCCGGACGCATTCCGAACACGCCGGAGAAgacgacgaggacgacgacTTGGAGGATGAGGACGAcggagaggacacagagggcgACCGGCCCAAGAAAAGGGGCCCAAAAAAGCGCAAAATGACCCAGGCCCGGATCGAGCGCTCGAAAATGCGGCGGATAAAGGCCAACGCGAGAGAGCGGAGCCGCATGCACGACCTGAACTCTGCGCTCGACAATCTGCGTAAGGTGGTGCCGTGCTACTCCAAAACGCAAAAACTGTCCAAAATCGAGACGCTGCGATTGGCCAAAAACTATATCTGGGCCCTGTCGGAGATATTGCGCTCTGGGAAAAGGCCGGACCTCGTGTCCTATGTCCAGACGCTGTGCAAAGGACTCTCCCAGCCCACGACCAACCTGGTGGCGGGGTGCCTGCAGCTGAACTCCCGCAACTTCCTCACCGAGCAGCAGTGTCAGGAGGGAGGCAGGTATGGGTCTGGCGCCTTCTCCATGCATTCCTACCCGTACCAGTGTGCGCGTCTATCCAGCCCCCACTGCCAACCGGGCTCGAACTCGCATCCACTGAGGACGCACGGCTATTGCTCAACTTACGACTCACTATACGGTGGGAGCGGATCCCCCGAGTATAACAGCCCTGAGTATGAGGGGCCTGTCAGTCCACCGATATGTGTCAATGGCAACTTTTCCCTGAAGCACCAAGGACCCGCATCCCCGGACAACGAGAAGGGGTACCACTATTCTATGCATTACTCCGGCCTGCCTGGCTCCAGACCTACCGGGGCCCACAACCTGGTGTTTGGCTCCTCGGGGTCACGGAGCGGCATTCACTCTGAAAACGTCCTGCCTTACCATGACATGCACTTACACCACGAGCGGCCCCCCGTGTACGATGAACTGAACGCATTTTTTCACAATTAA
- the LOC124997445 gene encoding neurogenic differentiation factor 2-like isoform X2: MLTRLFSDPSLLPDVTKYAGWADDSDSEDPRVKDDDQDTQNDMDGSELRGDSRTHSEHAGEDDEDDDLEDEDDGEDTEGDRPKKRGPKKRKMTQARIERSKMRRIKANARERSRMHDLNSALDNLRKVVPCYSKTQKLSKIETLRLAKNYIWALSEILRSGKRPDLVSYVQTLCKGLSQPTTNLVAGCLQLNSRNFLTEQQCQEGGRYGSGAFSMHSYPYQCARLSSPHCQPGSNSHPLRTHGYCSTYDSLYGGSGSPEYNSPEYEGPVSPPICVNGNFSLKHQGPASPDNEKGYHYSMHYSGLPGSRPTGAHNLVFGSSGSRSGIHSENVLPYHDMHLHHERPPVYDELNAFFHN; this comes from the coding sequence ATGTTGACGAGGCTTTTCAGTGACCCTTCACTGCTTCCCGACGTAACAAAATACGCAGGCTGGGCGGATGACAGCGACAGCGAGGATCCAAGGGTAAAAGATGACGATCAGGACACGCAGAACGACATGGATGGCTCAGAGCTGAGGGGAGACAGCCGGACGCATTCCGAACACGCCGGAGAAgacgacgaggacgacgacTTGGAGGATGAGGACGAcggagaggacacagagggcgACCGGCCCAAGAAAAGGGGCCCAAAAAAGCGCAAAATGACCCAGGCCCGGATCGAGCGCTCGAAAATGCGGCGGATAAAGGCCAACGCGAGAGAGCGGAGCCGCATGCACGACCTGAACTCTGCGCTCGACAATCTGCGTAAGGTGGTGCCGTGCTACTCCAAAACGCAAAAACTGTCCAAAATCGAGACGCTGCGATTGGCCAAAAACTATATCTGGGCCCTGTCGGAGATATTGCGCTCTGGGAAAAGGCCGGACCTCGTGTCCTATGTCCAGACGCTGTGCAAAGGACTCTCCCAGCCCACGACCAACCTGGTGGCGGGGTGCCTGCAGCTGAACTCCCGCAACTTCCTCACCGAGCAGCAGTGTCAGGAGGGAGGCAGGTATGGGTCTGGCGCCTTCTCCATGCATTCCTACCCGTACCAGTGTGCGCGTCTATCCAGCCCCCACTGCCAACCGGGCTCGAACTCGCATCCACTGAGGACGCACGGCTATTGCTCAACTTACGACTCACTATACGGTGGGAGCGGATCCCCCGAGTATAACAGCCCTGAGTATGAGGGGCCTGTCAGTCCACCGATATGTGTCAATGGCAACTTTTCCCTGAAGCACCAAGGACCCGCATCCCCGGACAACGAGAAGGGGTACCACTATTCTATGCATTACTCCGGCCTGCCTGGCTCCAGACCTACCGGGGCCCACAACCTGGTGTTTGGCTCCTCGGGGTCACGGAGCGGCATTCACTCTGAAAACGTCCTGCCTTACCATGACATGCACTTACACCACGAGCGGCCCCCCGTGTACGATGAACTGAACGCATTTTTTCACAATTAA